GACCTGTCTGAGTCTGTTTCAGATTTGAACGTTCAGGCGCGTACGCTGAGTAAAAAAGCAGTGTCTGCTGGTAAGGGAACCGTCAAAACTACGGCTGGTTTATCTGCTTTGCGTTTTGCTTCAAAATTGTTTAAAAAATAAGAAAGAAGGTCTATTATGGGAAAATTTTCATCACTGTTATTGGGCGCCGTTACTGGTGCAGCTGCTGCTTATTTTCTGACCAGTAAGAAAGGAAAGGAAACGACAGATAAGGTTCGGGACTTTGTTAAGGAATACCAAGAAAATCCTGATGATATTCACGAAGCTGTCGTTCAGTCTGCTAAAGACTTTTCAAATCAAGCTGTCAGTGCAATTCAACAAACCAAAGAAAAGGTTGAGAAAGGCGAGATTACAACTGAAACAGTCATCGAATCTGTCAAAGAAACGACAAAATCTGTCGTTGACTACTCACAAGATAAGTTTAACGAAATCAAAGAAAAATTTGATAAAGAAGAAAGCAGCTTAGCTGAGGAAGAACCTGTGATCTTCGAAGAGGAAGAAGAACCTTCAGAAGAAATCATCATTGACTTCGGAGCAGAAGCGACAGAAGGACAAGAAGAAAAGGCTGTTGAAACAGACAGTCAAGAAGAAAAATAAAACAAAGAAGAGGCTGGGACAAAAGTCCTAGCCTCTCAATTGTCTTTGGATTGTCGAGCAAGACGCAGTGGTTGAGTGGGCTCTACTACGCTGATTTCATCAGCTTTTACAGCCCTACTCAACTGTGCGGAGGTGGGACGACGAAATCGAATTCTAACGAATTACCGATTTCTGTCCCACTCTCTTCTTTGTTTGCTAGAATGAAAAAACGAGGACATAAGGTGTCTTCGGTTTTTTTTAATATTTTAAAATCGTAGAATCACAAGGTTGGTTTATTTGCTAGTTTGGCGTTTCTTTGCGAACAAGCGATAAGATTGAATGCTAATCAGGCTGGAAGCAATGGCCAAAGCGAAAGACATAAATGTATTCATTTTCAAGCTCAAAAATACAAAGCTAAACAAAACTGTCAAGACACAGAACACAGCAATATTTAAGAAGAAAAAGAGTTCACTTAATCTTGGTGATGTTTCTGCTTCAGGTAAGTACTCTTGATAGAGTGGTGTTTGTTCAGATTCAATTTCTTGGTAGTAGTAGTCAGTTGGGTCATCATATTGTTGGTATTTTCTTACGTGCATAATTCTCTCTCCTTACAGTACCCTCTAATTCTACCATTTTTTTGCAGTTTTAAATATTACAAAAGAGTTACAAAACGAATAAATTCGAATGAAAAACCACTCCTTTATATTTTTTTGCTATAATGGTTTTATGAAAAAGATAATTATTACAGCAACAGCTGAAAGTATAGAACAAGTTGAGGAACTTTTGAAGGCGAATGTCGATCGAATTTATGTCGGAGAGAAAAATTATGGCCTTCGTTTACCTCATAATTTTAGTTTAGACGAATTAAATCGAATTTCTGATTTGGTTCACCAAGCAGGAAAAGGGTTGACCGTTGCGGTGAACGCTCTCATGCACCAGGAAATGATGGATAAGATCAAGCCCTATCTTGATTTTCTGCAGGAAATTGGGACAGATTATATTACCGTTGGGGATGCTGGTGTTTTTTATGTGCTGCAGCGCGATGGCTATAAATTAAAGACCATTTACGACGCATCGACCATGGTTACCAGCAGCCGTCAGATTAACTTTTGGGCTAAGAACGCAGGAGTTTCAGAAGCTGTCTTGGCGCGTGAGATTCCTTCTGCTGAGCTTTTTAAGATGCCAGAAATTCTGGAAATTCCTGCTGAAGTCTTGGTTTACGGAGCTAGTGTCATCCATCACTCCAAGCGTCCTCTCTTGCAAAATTACTACAACTTTACTCATATCGATGATGAAAAGACGCGGGAGCGAGACCTCTTTCTGGCGGAACCTAGTGACCCGCAGAGCCATTACTCGATTTTTGAGGACAATCATGGTACTCATATTTTTGCCAATAATGACTTGGATTTGATGACCAAGCTGATAGAATTGGTTGACCATGGATTTTGCCACTGGAAGCTAGAAGGTCTATACACGCCAGGCCACAATTTTGTTGAGATTGCTAAGATTTTTGTAGAGGCAAGGGATTTGATTGAAGCAGGCAAGTTTAGCTCAGATCAAGCCTTTGTGCTGGATGAGGCGATTCACAAACTGCATCCGAAAAATCGTTTTCTCGATACAGGATTTTATGACTATGACCCTGATATGGTAAAATAAATATTTAAACTAAGACTCCTTTTAGGAGTTCTTTTTTGAGAACAAAAAAACATTGGAAAATTAGTATTAAAAAATAGTTTTTTTAAACTGTTTTTTGAATTAATTCGAATAATCTAAAAATTAGAATTATGAAAATAATTCAAAGAACCTTGCTTTTAGGGGTAAATTACTATAAAATAATAAGGATTAGACATCAACACTTTTATATTGCAAATAGGAGAAAATGATGGCAAGAAAGTTGAAACGACCAGAGGTGTTATCACCTGCTGGTACTTTGGAAAAGCTAAAAGTAGCTGTTCGATATGGAGCAGATGCTGTTTTTATTGGCGGACAGGCCTATGGTCTGCGCAGTCGGGCTGGGAACTTTACCTTTGAACAGATGGAAGAAGGGGTTCAGTTTGCGACTCGTTATGGTGCCAAGGTCTATGTCGCGGCCAATATGGTCATGCACGAGGGCAATGAAGAGGGAGCTGGTGAGTGGTTCCGCCGTTTGCGGGACATCGGGATTGCGGCTGTCATTGTTTCAGATCCAGCTTTGATTGCTATTGCAGCATCAGAAGCACCTGGTCTGGAAATCCACCTGTCAACTCAGGCCAGTGCGACCAACTATGAAACGCTTGAGTTTTGGAAAAACTTAGGTCTGACTCGTGTTGTCCTAGCTCGCGAAGTGTCAATGGCTGAGCTGGCTGAAATTCGCCGACGGACTGACGTTGAAATAGAAGCCTTTGTCCATGGAGCGATGTGTATTTCCTACTCCGGCCGCTGTACGTTATCCAATCACATGAGTATGCGCGATGCCAATCGTGGAGGCTGCTCGCAATCCTGCCGTTGGAAATATGACCTCTACGACATGCCTTTTGGTCAAGAACGTAAGAGCTTGAAGGGTGAAGTTCCAGAAGAATTTTCCATGTCCGCAGTTGATATGTCCATGATTGACCGCATACCAGACATGATTGAAAATGGAGTAGATAGCTTGAAGATTGAGGGACGGATGAAGTCTATTCATTACGTTTCTACGGTGACTAACTGCTATAAAGCAGCAGTGAACGCTTATCTAGAAAGTCCTGAAAAGTTCGAAGCTATCAAGCAGGATTTGGTCGATGAGATGTGGAAAGTTGCTCAACGTGAATTGGCCACAGGATTCTACTATCATACTCCAACTGAAAATGAGCAGCTTTTCGGAGCGCGACGCAAGATTCCTGAATACAAATTTGTAGCAGAAGTAGTATCCTATGACGCAGACAGTCAGACAGCGACTATTCGTCAGCGTAATGTTATTCATGAAGGCGATCAGGTTGAGTTTTATGGACCAGGCTTCCGTCATTTTGAAACCTTTATCACAGACCTTCGAGATGCTGAAGGTAACAAAATTGATCGGGCTCCTAATCCGATGGAACTCCTGACCATTCACTTGGAGCAGCCTGTAGAGGCTGGCGATATGGTGCGGGCTCGAAAGGAAGGCTTGATTAATCTTTACAAGGAAGATGGCACTAGCGTGACCGTCCGAGCTTAATCTTATATTCATAGGTGGCTTTTTAATCTAAAAGCCATTTTTATGAATAGAGGTTTTCAGAGAGGAAATAGCATGATTCAGGTTTACGGAGATGTTCTTGATGAGGAGACTCGCTGCCAGCATTATCACAGTGAGAGAGATATCATAGCCCTTAAGTGCTTTGCTTGTCAGAAATACTATCCTTGCTTTCTCTGCCATGACCGCTACGAAAACCATGCTTTTCTGGCCTATCCTGTGAGTCGGTCAGAAGATCGAGTAGTTCTTTGTGGCCATTGCAGGACAGAGCTGACTATTTCTCAGTACCTTGGCTGTGAGGATGCCTGTCCTATCTGCAATCATCCTTTTAATCCAGGATGCAAGAAGCATCGATCAATTTATTTTCAGACAAACAAATAACTCTTCCATCTAACTGGATGGAAGAGTTATCTTTTGAAACGACGGTTGGTGATGCGAATGTCTTTCTTTTGGGCTTCACGGATATTATTGGGTACGAGACTGATTCGCTTGATGTCCTGCACGCGGATAATAGTGGTCATACTTTTCTTGAAATTCTTGATAATCAGCTGCAGGCGCTCGCGATCGTATTTGACAATGTCGCCGGTAAAGCTTTTATCCAGAAAGATAACGTGGACACCAGATTGTTTTCGCAGAGCTAGTTCAATAGTACGCAGAATGCGGCCGCTGTCCTCTGGTCCCTGTTCATTCTTTTTGCCACTGATAAATTCGTTGGCTCTTTGTAAAATCATTTCGAGATATTTTTTCATAGCTAAAATCTCCATAACTTGTTACAATATATTATATAACAAAATTCCCTAAATTGTAAATTCTTTTACGAATTATTAGTTGGAAAATAAAACAAGAGGTGAAATATGACTGAATTTACATTCGAAATCGAAGAAAAACTTCTGGTCCTGTCTGAAAATGACAAGGGCTGGACAAAGGAACTCAATCGAGTTAGCTTTAACGGAGCACCAGCTAAGTATGATATTCGGACTTGGAGTCCAGACCACAGCAAGATGGGCAAGGGAATTACACTTTCTAATGAAGAATTCCAAGTTCTCGTGGATGCATTTAAAAACTGATAGAGAAAGCTCTATCAGTTTTTTCTATTTCTCTGAAAAGTAGGAATGGAATTTCAGACTCTTAAAAATAGGGATGCTGATAATGGTAATGAAGACCATCTTCAGCAGATCAGGCAGGATAAAAGGAGTCAGACCAACCGCAATGGCTTTAGAGAAATCAAGACCTCCTAAGAAATGCAGTCCTAGGATACCGCCGACAAAGACGAGAGCGTCGCCCAAGACATTGGCTATAAAAATCATATAGAAGGGACTATCCTTATGTGTCAGACTGGATGTGACAAGCGAAAAGAGTAAGTAGAACCAGAGATAGCCGGCACTCGGACCAAAGAGTGCCTGAAATCCACCGCTTCCTCCAGCAAAGACCGGCAGGCCAATAGCTCCCAGCAGCAGATAAAGGAAAACCGACAATACAGCTTCGCGAGGTTTGAAAATCGTCGCAATCAAACCGACAGCAAAAGTCTGCAGCGTAATGGGAACGGGGCCGATGGAAATAGTTAATTGGGACAGGACAGCTAGGAAGGCAGCTCCGATAGCTGGGAGGGCAAGAAGAAATGCTTTGTTCTTGTTCATAAATAGTAAACCTCTTTTTATTTTTATGGTAACTATTTTAAAAGCTAAATAAAAAAAAGTCAAGTCCTTCTTAATCGGACGAGACAATTATTCAGACAGATTTTCATTTCTGTTTCTTGCTTCTGATAAGCAAGACGATAAAGGCGATAAGACCAAAAATATTAAAGAAAAGGATGCCCAAGGCTGCAAGAAGCTTTTTCGTTTTATTCATCTGTTTTCCCCGTTTCTGGATTGCTTTGTTCTATCATACCAAAATTTTAAATGTTTGAATAGGTTTCATTAGAAAAATTAGCTATAGCTTCAAACTATATTATTATCAATAAAAAAGGATTATCTAAAAAAGCTATAAAGAATTGCAGCAGCACACTTTGATTGATATAATAATGCAAAAGTAAATAAGAGTTTTTGCTAGAGGTGTGGGTGCGTAATCAACATCTTTCCAAAGCAAGACAGACTAGATTGGAGAAGCATATGACAGATTTATTAAAAATTTATCAGGAACTACAGGAGAAAAAATGGGTCAACTTGTCCCATCAGATTAAGGAAGACAGTCCGCATTTTCCCGCTCTGCCTGCCTTGGAGAAAAAGGATATTTTCACTTTGAAAGACGGTTTTCATGTTCAGCAGTTTTCTGTAGTTGGCCAGTACGGGACTCATATTGATGCTCCGATTCACTTTGTGGAGGGTGGTCGCTGGTTGGAAGAGATTGAGCTAAAAGATCTTTTTCTGCCTTTGGTAGTTATTGATAAGTCTAAGGAAGTAGCAGAGAATCCAGACTTTATTCTGGGCAAGCAGGATATTTTAGATTTTGAAGCGGAGCACGGGCAGATTGAGCCAGGAACGTTTGTTGCCTTTCGCTCAGACTGGTCCAAGCGTTGGCCGAGTCAATCAGCTATGCGCAATCTGGATGAGCAGGAAGTTCAGCATACTCCAGGGTGGGGACGGGATGCTCTAGAGTTTCTTATAAAGGAGCGTGGTGTCAAAGCTGTGGGTCATGAGACGTTTGACACTGATGCGGGTATCCCCACAGCGGAGCATGGACTGCTCAATGAATACTATCTTTTGGAGCAGGACATTTATCAGTTAGAAGTTATGACCAATCTGGATCAATTGCCGGCCAAGGGTGCTCTCATTTCGATTAGCTTTCCCAACTGGCATCAAGCCAGCGGTTCACCAGTGAGGGCTGTAGCTATTTTACCATAGTGAAAAAGGAGTCTGAGGTTTCATTTCAGGCTCCTTGTCTCATATAATAACTAATAAATAGATCGCTTTTTATAATCTTTGGAATTTCTTGATGGATATTTGACAATTTACCCTTTAAAATAGGGATGCAGAAATCTATGGTCTGAAAAAAATCTGAATTTCTTCCATTAGACTGATATTTGAAAGGAATATCAAATGAATCTGAAATAGCTAAAATTTACAATCTTACAAAAATGTAAGATTCGTCTGTAAAATGAAAGATTAAGTTATGGAATGGTCATGATCTTTATTATAAAATGGTAGCAGAAGTCAAAAAGAGGCTGGAATACCAAACCTCTTCTGATTTTGAATTTTTTATCGCATGGTCACGAACTCTTCGGAGCCAGTCGGGTGAATAGCAACTGTGGCATCAAAGTCAGCCTTGGTAGCGCCCATCTTGACAGCGACAGCGAAGCCCTGAATCATCTCATCTACTCCGTAGCCAATGCCGTGCAGTCCAACGACCTTTTCATCCTCACCGGCAGTGATGAGCTTGAACTTGGCCTGTTGGCGGTGCTGGGTAACAGCTGAATACATGGATGTGAAGCTAGATGTATAGACACGGATATTTTCAGCTCCGTAAGTCTTGATAGCCTCTACCTCAGTCAGGCCGACTGTCCCAATAGCGGGATGGGAGAAGACAACAGTTGGAATAGTTGAGTAGTCCATTTTAGCATTTGTTTTACCATTGAAAAGACGCTCAGACAGAGTTCGTCCAGCCTTGATAGCAACAGGAGTTAATTCTTTTTCACCTGTTACATCGCCTAGAGCATAGATACCTGGAACCACAGTGTTTTGGTACTCATCGACAGCGATGAAGCCACGTTCATTGAGAGTTACGCCAGCTGCTTCCAGATTGAGGTCTTGAACATTTGGCTTACGGCCGATGGCCCAAATAACATGCTGGGATGTGTGGCTGCTGCCATCTTCAAAGTAGAGCTTGAGCTGGCCATCAGGAAGTTTTTCCAGCTTTTGCGGAATCTTATGGGTATGAAGCTGGAGCCCAGAGTTTTCCATTTCTTGGAGCAGACCGTCAATCAGATAGCTGTCAAAGTTGCGCAGCGGACGATCCTTACGAACAAAAAGGTCTGTTTTAACTCCTAGAGCATGGAGCACTCCGGCTAGCTCAACTGCTATATAGCCTGCTCCGACAATGGCAACAGATTCAGGTAACTCTTCCCAAGCGAAGACATCATCGGAAGTTTCTCCGTAGCCTGCGCCAGGGATATTTGGAATAGCAGCATGAGCACCTGTTGCGATAACGATATGCTTGGCGCGAATAAGCTCACCGTTGACTTGGACAGTGTTTGCATCCACAAAACGGGCACGGCCTTCGATCAGCTCAACACCATTGCGCTTGAAGCTACCATCGTAGGACGAACGTGCTCTGTCAATATAAGCTTCTCGATTTTTCCGAAGGGTAGCAAAATCAAAAGCATGATTATCAGAGGTAAAGCCGTAGTCTGGTCCATAATGCTGGATAGCTTCAGCTATTTGGGCTCCGTACCACATAATCTTCTTTGGGACACAGCCGACATTGACACAGGTGCCACCCAGTTTCTTTTCTTCAATAACGGCAACCTTGGCACCGTATTCGCCGGCCCGATTCATGGTAGCAATTCCCCCGCTGCCACCGCCAATAGCAATCATATCAAATTCTTTCATCTTGTTAGAATCTCCTTCTATTATATGAGGTAATTGTACCTTTTTTAGCAGGTGAATGCAAAAATCTGCTACGGATTTGAGCGGAGTGACTATCTGAGATAAAATAGCAACCATTTGTGAAAAACTGTAAATTTTTTTTAGAAGAATTATGATAGCCTTGTGATATAATATAACAAAAGAAAATCGTTTTCATCAAGAGGAGGAAAAAAGATGAAAAAGTTAAAGAAATGGCAATTATTTAGCATTATTGGAGCTACGATTGCAGTTGTTGCAGGAGCAATTCTCTTCATGTTTTTAAATGGAGGGAATCCTTCTGAAATGCCTGTCGATACGACTCCGCTGGTTCAGAAGGCCAAGGAAGGTTCAGTGGCTTCTTCAGTCTTGCTGACAGGAAATGTCACAGCCAGCAATGAGCAGTACATCTACTATGACAGCACCAAGGGTGACTTGGAAAATGTTCTGGTCAATGTAGGCGACCAAGTGACTGCCGGTCAAGCGTTGGTAACTTATAAAAGTGCAGAGGCTCAGGCAGCTTATGATGCAGCTGCTCGGGCGGTTAGCAAAGCTGATCGTCAATTGCATGACTTGCAGACCAATGGTGTGACTGTAAATACAACCGGCGACGAAGAAGCAGATGGTGCGTCTGAAGCTCAGGCTCAGCGTTCTGTGGAGTCTCAGGCAGCTGATCTGCGCGATGCTCGAGCTGATGCAGTTGATAATATGAACAAAGCACAAGCTACTCTCAATGCCTTGACAGTGACCAGCACAGCAGATGGTACGGTCGTAGAAGTAAACCGCGATGTTTCAAAATCAACAACAGGTGCTACTCAAACCTTGGTTCACATCGTCAGCAATGGGAATCTGCAGATTAAGGGTGAATTATCCGAATACAATCTGGCTAACTTGTCTGTCGGTCAAGAAGTGACCATTACATCAAAAGTTTACCCAGACAAGAAATGGACTGGTAAAATCAGCTACATTTCCAACTATCCGAAAGACGGCCAGCAGGCAGCAGCTCAACCATCTGGAACAGGTGGCAGCGGAACAGCTTCAGGTTCTAAATATCCATTTACAATTGACATTACCAGCGAGATTGGTGAGCTCAAACAAGGCTTCTCTGTCAATATTGAAGTTAAAAACAATACTCAGGGACTCATTGTGCCAGTCAGCAGTGTGGTAATGGACGGAGACAAGAACTATGTTTGGGTCCTGGAAAAAGGAGTTGCCAAGAAGACAGAAGTGACGCTCGGAAATGCTGATGCTGAAAATCAAGAAATCTCATCTGGTTTGACAAAGGATAGTAAAGTTATCATCAATCCGACAGATAGCTTGAAAGACGGTCAAGAGGTGAAATCTTATGAAGAAGCTAATTGAGTTAAAAAATATTAATAAGAGCTATCGCAATGGAGACCAGGAACTGCAGGTATTAAAAGACATCAGTCTGGAGGTTGAAGAGGGCGAGTTTGTGGCCATCATGGGACCGTCTGGATCTGGTAAGTCTACTTTGATGAATATCATTGGGATGCTGGATCGTCCGACCACTGGTGAATACCATCTAGGAAGCGAAGAAGTAGCTAAGCTAGGTGATAAGAAGCTGGCCAAGGTTCGAAATAAGCAAATCGGCTTTGTCTTCCAGCAGTTCTTTCTCTTGTCTAAG
This window of the Streptococcus sanguinis genome carries:
- the gorA gene encoding glutathione-disulfide reductase produces the protein MKEFDMIAIGGGSGGIATMNRAGEYGAKVAVIEEKKLGGTCVNVGCVPKKIMWYGAQIAEAIQHYGPDYGFTSDNHAFDFATLRKNREAYIDRARSSYDGSFKRNGVELIEGRARFVDANTVQVNGELIRAKHIVIATGAHAAIPNIPGAGYGETSDDVFAWEELPESVAIVGAGYIAVELAGVLHALGVKTDLFVRKDRPLRNFDSYLIDGLLQEMENSGLQLHTHKIPQKLEKLPDGQLKLYFEDGSSHTSQHVIWAIGRKPNVQDLNLEAAGVTLNERGFIAVDEYQNTVVPGIYALGDVTGEKELTPVAIKAGRTLSERLFNGKTNAKMDYSTIPTVVFSHPAIGTVGLTEVEAIKTYGAENIRVYTSSFTSMYSAVTQHRQQAKFKLITAGEDEKVVGLHGIGYGVDEMIQGFAVAVKMGATKADFDATVAIHPTGSEEFVTMR
- a CDS encoding cyclase family protein, yielding MTDLLKIYQELQEKKWVNLSHQIKEDSPHFPALPALEKKDIFTLKDGFHVQQFSVVGQYGTHIDAPIHFVEGGRWLEEIELKDLFLPLVVIDKSKEVAENPDFILGKQDILDFEAEHGQIEPGTFVAFRSDWSKRWPSQSAMRNLDEQEVQHTPGWGRDALEFLIKERGVKAVGHETFDTDAGIPTAEHGLLNEYYLLEQDIYQLEVMTNLDQLPAKGALISISFPNWHQASGSPVRAVAILP
- a CDS encoding peptidase U32 family protein, which translates into the protein MARKLKRPEVLSPAGTLEKLKVAVRYGADAVFIGGQAYGLRSRAGNFTFEQMEEGVQFATRYGAKVYVAANMVMHEGNEEGAGEWFRRLRDIGIAAVIVSDPALIAIAASEAPGLEIHLSTQASATNYETLEFWKNLGLTRVVLAREVSMAELAEIRRRTDVEIEAFVHGAMCISYSGRCTLSNHMSMRDANRGGCSQSCRWKYDLYDMPFGQERKSLKGEVPEEFSMSAVDMSMIDRIPDMIENGVDSLKIEGRMKSIHYVSTVTNCYKAAVNAYLESPEKFEAIKQDLVDEMWKVAQRELATGFYYHTPTENEQLFGARRKIPEYKFVAEVVSYDADSQTATIRQRNVIHEGDQVEFYGPGFRHFETFITDLRDAEGNKIDRAPNPMELLTIHLEQPVEAGDMVRARKEGLINLYKEDGTSVTVRA
- a CDS encoding biotin transporter BioY, whose protein sequence is MNKNKAFLLALPAIGAAFLAVLSQLTISIGPVPITLQTFAVGLIATIFKPREAVLSVFLYLLLGAIGLPVFAGGSGGFQALFGPSAGYLWFYLLFSLVTSSLTHKDSPFYMIFIANVLGDALVFVGGILGLHFLGGLDFSKAIAVGLTPFILPDLLKMVFITIISIPIFKSLKFHSYFSEK
- a CDS encoding DUF3270 family protein, with translation MHVRKYQQYDDPTDYYYQEIESEQTPLYQEYLPEAETSPRLSELFFFLNIAVFCVLTVLFSFVFLSLKMNTFMSFALAIASSLISIQSYRLFAKKRQTSK
- a CDS encoding YdbC family protein is translated as MTEFTFEIEEKLLVLSENDKGWTKELNRVSFNGAPAKYDIRTWSPDHSKMGKGITLSNEEFQVLVDAFKN
- a CDS encoding efflux RND transporter periplasmic adaptor subunit, translating into MKKLKKWQLFSIIGATIAVVAGAILFMFLNGGNPSEMPVDTTPLVQKAKEGSVASSVLLTGNVTASNEQYIYYDSTKGDLENVLVNVGDQVTAGQALVTYKSAEAQAAYDAAARAVSKADRQLHDLQTNGVTVNTTGDEEADGASEAQAQRSVESQAADLRDARADAVDNMNKAQATLNALTVTSTADGTVVEVNRDVSKSTTGATQTLVHIVSNGNLQIKGELSEYNLANLSVGQEVTITSKVYPDKKWTGKISYISNYPKDGQQAAAQPSGTGGSGTASGSKYPFTIDITSEIGELKQGFSVNIEVKNNTQGLIVPVSSVVMDGDKNYVWVLEKGVAKKTEVTLGNADAENQEISSGLTKDSKVIINPTDSLKDGQEVKSYEEAN
- a CDS encoding peptidase U32 family protein, whose amino-acid sequence is MKKIIITATAESIEQVEELLKANVDRIYVGEKNYGLRLPHNFSLDELNRISDLVHQAGKGLTVAVNALMHQEMMDKIKPYLDFLQEIGTDYITVGDAGVFYVLQRDGYKLKTIYDASTMVTSSRQINFWAKNAGVSEAVLAREIPSAELFKMPEILEIPAEVLVYGASVIHHSKRPLLQNYYNFTHIDDEKTRERDLFLAEPSDPQSHYSIFEDNHGTHIFANNDLDLMTKLIELVDHGFCHWKLEGLYTPGHNFVEIAKIFVEARDLIEAGKFSSDQAFVLDEAIHKLHPKNRFLDTGFYDYDPDMVK
- a CDS encoding CHY zinc finger protein, encoding MIQVYGDVLDEETRCQHYHSERDIIALKCFACQKYYPCFLCHDRYENHAFLAYPVSRSEDRVVLCGHCRTELTISQYLGCEDACPICNHPFNPGCKKHRSIYFQTNK
- a CDS encoding YtxH domain-containing protein produces the protein MGKFSSLLLGAVTGAAAAYFLTSKKGKETTDKVRDFVKEYQENPDDIHEAVVQSAKDFSNQAVSAIQQTKEKVEKGEITTETVIESVKETTKSVVDYSQDKFNEIKEKFDKEESSLAEEEPVIFEEEEEPSEEIIIDFGAEATEGQEEKAVETDSQEEK